CATTTCAATGTAATCCTTCTCAAACACCAAAACAGAGTTATTGGGAGCTGACGTGACGTCAATAGACTCATAACTCGAGGGCATGTCGTTTGGCAAGAAGTCTCCAGTTTCCTGAGGTTTAAGGAAGTCTCTAGCAGAATTATTCACCAAAGTGCTCTGCAGCTCTTCTTCTCTGTTAACCTGCGAGTTACAATTATCTTCTGTAGTAAGTAAAGGAAACACGTGAAATAGGGCCAAAccatgttaatcatattaaaagagagaagaagctaACCTGGGGAATACTAGTAAATGTTTGAGGAACCCCAGGTGCATATGGGATTCCACTGAGAATCTCCTCGAGATCATCTAACTGAACATTTACAGGGTCGAAAAGGCTAACATTATCCTCATAACGAACCACAGGTACATCAATATCATCATCAGCCCATTCTTCTTCTTGGAAAGGAGCACCATACTCCTCACCGTTTTTGGGACCAGCCCCACTTTTCTTGAACAGCTTATAAAGTGCATAGTATTcctgaagcaaaaaaaaaaagaaagaaaaaaaaaacaattaatcaagaacaaacaaaagaaagagaCCATTTGAACAATCACTGTAGTGTTAGTGTAGTAAAAATACCTTGGCGTTCTTACATCTCCCGAGTTCATCTTCATCCATGGTGTACTCATGCATCACCCAATCAGTTCGCTGACCGTTAGGAGTACGGCCTCTATAGAAAACAAGGGTCTTTTTGAGTCCTACTGATCTAGAGTTGTAGGATATGACTCGAACCTTTCCAGTAGCTTTCCAATACCCAGTTGCAGTGCACCTACCAGACCTAGCTGCGTTTGGATACTTCCTGCTCCTTGGAGTGAAGTAGAACCACTGTCGATCTCCCGTCTTCAACACCGATTGACCTGTCTCACCAAAAAAGCATATTAAATTTCaattaaaacatacaaaaatcCATCTCAAATCATTTCGGGAGCACACAACAAAATCAAGATCAGATGGACCTTACCAGGCAATTCTTCGGGATCCAACTTGTAAACATCAACGACGCCGATGGCGTTGACTCTGAGCTTTCTCTTACAGATCTTCCTCTTGAGATAATACATGACCAGCTCCTCATCAGTCGGATGAAATCGAAACCCTGGTGCACTGAATTTACCACCTTTTAAGCACGAATCCGCCATCTACGTAACAATCTAAGCAAATCCCTCGAAGAAAATGAAGCCGATTGGGTCAACGAGAGAAAACCCCAGATCACTACTCTCTTCGTCTCGCAAGATTCTATTTGCTACTGAATGTCTATCTCTTCGCAGCCGTTTCGATCAATTGGACTAGCCACAACCATACGGGCCTCCAAATACGCTTGTTCTAGCCTATTAAATCGATGGGCCCCCGTAattcatttcaaattttttcatataaattagTATTTTACCCCGTACggaaaagaaaatgaatcaTTTCGTCATTTAATTTAGAatcctatttttatctacttttatatatatatatatatatatataatatattgtcatttaaattttgaactTATTCTTATTTATATCATTTCACATACATGATTGCTCAACCTTATAACATACTTaatatgaatggtgaccaaagAATGAAGAGGAACAATGCATTCTTTAATATTCCTAAATCTTTTTTACATTTCATAAGAAataatttttccttttcattcatTCCCATTTTTTACTGTAGAGAAATATTGAACCAGTGATAATTACCAGTTAGACCCTTAATATTAACCATTGAACTTAATGTAAACCGACTTTTCATTAACAAAACTTTGGTTatcatatacaaataaataacttATTCATATCACTTGCATGTTTCCTCTCcaaattaaaactttttatgggtttttccGACGGGTATTGTTTTTTGTTGGATCCAATTCCAGGTCACTATTTGTCGTTATAGGCTATTGATCCACTGAATTACATGAAATGatcaatataagaaaaaattatagttttgcaAGATTTATGGTTCTACTCCATGATAAGATCATGGCCAAGGATGAGATAGGGATGTGACATAGTATTTCTCCTGCATTAGTGGGAagtttccatttgttatacaaGTTATGTTAGTTGGAAGTTATTTGGTGAATCTACATGTGCATTTAAGTAATGTTGTTTTATGGAAAGAGATGAAAAGAAAATTCTTAAGACTTTGGGATctaacatttggtatcagagcaaatcTCTTGGCTTTGAAGAAGGGTCTTAATTGGCATCAAAGcaaattttggttttgatcGGGACCACATTTGTGGTATCAAAACCATACATCACAAAACATGAATGCAGAGATACTCTTCTTCATGAACCATCAACGGAGGTCTTTCATGAGATACATGAAGAGCTGAAAAAGATGGCGCAATTTTGGGAGGATCAGGCATCAACTTGGCGTAATAAGATTGAGACGTGGAAGACAAAGATGAGCACTCGTGATGGAAGAGCCAATGGTGATGCTGCATCTCAACCGGCTACGATCATGGAGGTTGTAACTGATCTGCAGGTTCCGGTAGAATCCATGGAGCTCTACGACGAGGTCGATGGACCTCCAATATTTGATGTCTATGACGAGGAAGAGCAAATATATAACAATGTGGTTCCGTTCTCCCACATATATGGTGATGGAGACGTGGCGGTTCTAGGCTGTgagtattttgaaaaaaaatattcaagccATGGATTCAAAGATTGCTGAAGACATCTGTTCATTCAGTTGTGTTATGCAAGAATCAAGCTTTGCTCATTCACCAAGGAGCAACGAGTTCTTCAAAGAATTCATTGATGTGTCCCATATTGAAGCAGTTATCACACGGCTTTGGATACGACGTGTTGCGCCCAAAACATATGTGCCCTCTATTTCTGCTCCGACGCATCCAAACCACATCCATGAACTATTGACCTCAACACCAAAGAAGCTCAACGAAGAACATCCAGTTTCCGATAGACCGCCGCCGTTACGTGATAAGAAGTTTGAGCATTATGATGTTGCTATGGAGAAGAAACAACATGTTTCTAAAAGCTTTTCATGTTGTGCTGAACCTTGAGGACAAGGTTCTTTGGAGGATGGAGTATTGATAAGATCATGGCCAAGGATGGGATAGGGATGTGGCATAGTGTTTCTCCTACATCAGTGGGAAGTTTCCAATTGTTATATATAGggttgttagatttagggttggTCCAGCTCATCCAAATAATTCAAGAGCCCTAGCCTTAATGCATTACTCTTAAATTATTTAGGGCCAATTTAGGGCTGGACTTAAGAAGTA
The window above is part of the Brassica napus cultivar Da-Ae chromosome C8, Da-Ae, whole genome shotgun sequence genome. Proteins encoded here:
- the LOC125591464 gene encoding NAC domain-containing protein 17-like — translated: MADSCLKGGKFSAPGFRFHPTDEELVMYYLKRKICKRKLRVNAIGVVDVYKLDPEELPGQSVLKTGDRQWFYFTPRSRKYPNAARSGRCTATGYWKATGKVRVISYNSRSVGLKKTLVFYRGRTPNGQRTDWVMHEYTMDEDELGRCKNAKEYYALYKLFKKSGAGPKNGEEYGAPFQEEEWADDDIDVPVVRYEDNVSLFDPVNVQLDDLEEILSGIPYAPGVPQTFTSIPQVNREEELQSTLVNNSARDFLKPQETGDFLPNDMPSSYESIDVTSAPNNSVLVFEKDYIEMDDLLTPEHGASSAENPAQLLNPGEYGDFNDFDQLFHDVSMSLDMEPILQGTSADPLSNFADNTSDQEHPFPYQLFQDQTIENKLNNIMDPSPNLNQFSDDLWLEDDNQAFLFDQPQSVISGAFASPSSGVEPGSTNLVNAQDQEGVNGGGGTSPFSSALWAFMDSIPSTPASACEGPINRTFVRMSSFTRIKFSGIANGTPVTTAVMTKKRSRNRWFLLLSTVGALCAIFWVLMATVQASGRPVFS